The following proteins are co-located in the Purpureocillium takamizusanense chromosome 10, complete sequence genome:
- a CDS encoding uncharacterized protein (EggNog:ENOG503PG6Q) has protein sequence MAATFHPFGRLPFELRARIWTLAVRARIVHVRYLSSSSSNASSNTTISTTTTTTAKQNGHHGSGGGDDDDVILLHVLSPTPAPAVLQACHEARNLGLYERAFADGRDPRYVWVNFDVDIISLGDGDFHLSYP, from the coding sequence atggcggcgacttTCCATCCGTTCGGCCGGCTTCCGTTTGAGCTCCGAGCTCGGATATGGACGCTAGCCGTCAGAGCGCGCATCGTCCACGTCCGATacctgagcagcagcagcagcaacgccagcagcaacaccaccatcagcaccactaccaccaccacggcaAAGCAGAATGGCCATCACGGaagcggcggtggcgacgacgacgacgtgatACTACTGCACGTGCTttcgccgacgccggccccGGCCGTGCTGCAGGCGTGCCACGAGGCACGCAACCTGGGATTGTATGAGCGGGCGTTTGCGGACGGGAGGGATCCACGCTATGTCTGGGTCAATTTCGACGTGGACATTATCTCactcggcgatggcgattTTCACTTATCATACCCCTAG
- a CDS encoding uncharacterized protein (EggNog:ENOG503PB10): protein MDALLLHLASNPALATPLLQIVQQHQEALTAAASSPESQQQLQSSVQLLLQQTQQAASQGQGQDSAAQGASSNNPASQEAGQADGSAPSAALTHQQIPLPPESGEYSTVNDLMAALNAFYATRGAAVVKKSASNYRVVNGVRIPTYYSVNCDRGPRRASASKGLRRASTLKLDCPFRIVAAATKASNFRWSYRVVEPNHNHGPSSGPEAHAAHRKRTPAQRELMAKLASYGTIKARDAAEIVKAAGGPAFFRQRDVYNDRQKARKAAGLPPRQKGDKAKAGANDNDNDTSQTT from the coding sequence ATGGAcgcccttctcctccacctcgcgAGCAATCCGGCGCTCGCCACTCCTCTCCTCCAGAtcgtccagcagcaccaggaggccctcaccgccgccgcctcctcccccgagtcgcagcagcagctccagtcCTCGGTCCAGCTCCTGCTCCAGCagacgcagcaggcggcgtcCCAGGGCCAGGGACAGGACTCGGCTGCTCAGGGCGCCTCGTCCAACAACCCGGCGTCTCAggaagctggccaagcagACGGAAGTGCTCCATCGGCGGCCCTGACCCATCAGCAAATTCCCCTGCCACCCGAGTCGGGCGAGTACTCCACCGTCAACGATCTCATGGCCGCCCTCAACGCCTTTTACGCgacgcgcggcgccgccgtcgtcaagaagTCGGCCTCCAACTACcgcgtcgtcaacggcgtccGCATCCCCACCTACTACTCGGTCAACTGTGACcgcggcccccgccgcgcctcggccagcaagggcctccgccgcgcctccaCCCTCAAGCTCGACTGCCCCTTCCGtatcgtcgccgccgccacaaaGGCCAGCAACTTCCGCTGGAGCTatcgcgtcgtcgagcctaACCACAACCACGGCCCCAGCAGCGGACCCGAGGCCCACGCCGCTCACCGGAAGAGGACCCCCGCCCAGAGGGAGCTCATGGCCAAGCTCGCCTCGTACGGTACCATCAAGGCcagggacgccgccgagatcgtcaaggccgccggcggacCCGCCTTCTTCAGGCAGAGGGACGTGTACAACGACCGCCAGAAGGCGAGAAAGGCAGCCGGCTTGCCGCCTCGCCAAaagggcgacaaggccaaggccggcgccaacgacaaTGACAACGACACCAGCCAGACCACGTGA
- a CDS encoding uncharacterized protein (COG:E~COG:H~EggNog:ENOG503NX5W), giving the protein MAPLQRSALAPSALWRCRPTRPSRPSGLGLGSVAAALTSSRASSSTPSISPSRRTVPASASAPLAPQTASRRVPSAILPSRNASTSSAMAADPNNMYTASFAFFEAIWEAGITHCFVNLGSDHPSIIEAMVKGQREAKGKFPRIITCPNEMVAMSMADGYARLTGKPQCVIVHVDVGTQGLGAAVHNASTGRAPILVFAGLSPFTLDGELRGSRTEYIHWIQDVPDQKQIVSQYCRYAGEIKTGTNVKQMVNRALQFAKSDPQGPVYLCGAREVMEADIQPYSLKQEDWDPVQLGGLPQPAVDKIADALAGAKRPLLITAYGGRNHKFPGAVVDLANMVPGLQVVDCGGSDMCFPADHPGWRGLRFGVDETIEKADVIVVVDCDVPWIPTRCKPNDNAKIFHIDIDPLKQQMPLFYIEAGSRYRADALLSLEQIKSALQAGDAATKLKANEAAAEGAARREKEYKAHLADIEERAKPLEDGSFGTGYLSRKLKDLCPDDTLWAIEAVTNTVFAHDNLQPTKPGSWINCGGGGLGWSGGGALGIKLATDMENKGKGKFVVQIVGDGTYLFTVPGSVYWISKRYNIPVLTIVLNNKGWHAPRRSLLLVHPDGLGSKATNEEANISFDPTPDYSGIAKAAADGDIFAARVGTVSELDTVLKEAIAKVQAGQTAVVDCKVVPGC; this is encoded by the exons ATGGCACCGCTTCAGCGCTCGGCATTGGCGCCCTCCGCCCTCTGGAGGTGCCGACCTACAAGACCGTCAAGGCCctccggcctcggcctcgggtcTGTCGCTGCAGCCCTCACTAGTAGTCGCGCCTCCAGCTCAACCCCGAGCATATCACCTTCGCGCCGCACCGTCCCTgcttcggcctcggcgcccctCGCACCGCAGACCGCCAGCCGGAGAGTCCCCTCGGCAATCTTGCCCAGCAGAAACGCCTCCACGTCttccgccatggccgctgaCCCTAATAACATGTACACGGCCTCGTTCGCCTTCTTTGAAGCCATCTGGGAGGCTGGCATTACACACTGCTTTGTCAACCTCGGGTCAGATCACCCCAGCATTATTGAGGCCATGGTCAAAggccagcgcgaggccaagggcaagtTCCCGCGCATCATCACCTGCCCCAATGAG ATGGTGGCCATGTCCATGGCCGACGGCTATGCGAGACTCACGGGCAAGCCCCAATGCGTCATCGTtcacgtcgacgtcggcacccagggccttggcgccgccgtgcataATGCCTCTACCGGCCGTGCGCCTATCCTTGTTTTTGCTGGCCTCTCTCCCTTCACtctggacggcgagctccGTGGCAGCCGCACCGAGTACATCCATTGGATCCAGGACGTCCCGGACCAGAAGCAGATTGTGTCGCAATACTGCCGCTACGCGGGCGAGATCAAAACGGGAACCAATGTCAAGCAAATGGTCAACCGCGCCCTGCAATTTGCCAAGTCGGACCCCCAGGGTCCCGTCTACCTCTGTGGAGCGCGCGAGGTTATGGAGGCCGATATCCAGCCCTACTCGCTGAAGCAAGAGGACTGGGACCCCGTacagctcggcggccttccCCAGCCTGCCGTCGACAAGATTGCCGATGCCCTTGCTGGCGCCAAGCGCCCACTCCTCATCACTGCCTATGGTGGCAGAAATCACAAGTTCCCCGGCGctgtcgtcgacctcgccaacATGGTCCCCGGACTTCAGGTTGtcgactgcggcggcagcgacatgTGTTTCCCCGCTGACCATCCCGGCTGGCGCGGTCTCcgcttcggcgtcgacgagaccATCGAAAAGGCCGACGTCATTGTCGTTGTCGACTGTGATGTTCCCTGGATCCCCACGCGCTGCAAGCCGAACGACAATGCCAAGATCTTCCACATCGACATCGACCCCCTGAAACAGCAGATGCCTCTCTTCTACATCGAGGCCGGCTCCAGATATCGCGCCGATGCGCTGCTCTCCCTCGAGCAGATCAAGTCGGCTCTCCAGGCtggtgacgccgccaccaagctcaaggccaacgaggcggctgctgagggcgccgcccggaGAGAAAAGGAGTACAAGGCGCACCTTGCCGACATTGAGGAACGGGCTAAGCCGCTCGAGGATGGTTCCTTTGGCACCGGCTACCTATCGCGgaagctcaaggacctcTGCCCTGATGACACGCTATGGGCCATCGAGGCCGTGACCAACACGGTCTTTGCGCACGACAACCTTCAGCCCACGAAACCCGGCTCGTGGATCAactgcggcggtggcggcctcggctggtccggcggcggtgccctgGGGATCAAGCTGGCAACGGACATGGAgaacaagggcaagggcaaatTTGTGGTGCAAATCGTAGGCGACGGCACGTACTTGTTCACCGTCCCCGGCAGCGTCTATTGGATCTCAAAGCGCTATAACATCCCCGTCCTGACCATTGTCCTCAACAACAAGG GCTGGCACGCCCCTCGCCGCTCCTTGCTGCTCGTCCACCCCGACGGACTCGGCTCCAAGGCCACCAACGAGGAGGCCAACATCTCCTTCGACCCCACCCCGGACTACTCGGGcatcgccaaggccgccgcggacggtGACATCTTCGCGGCCCGGGTGGGCACCGTGTCGGAACTCGACACCGTGCTCAAGGAGGCGATTGCCAAGGTGCAGGCGGGGCAGACGGCGGTGGTAGACTGCAAGGTGGTTCCTGGGTGCTAG